In one Mycobacterium sp. NBC_00419 genomic region, the following are encoded:
- a CDS encoding arylsulfatase yields MAAEFNGKVELDIRDSEPDWGPYAAPKAPENAPNVLYVVWDDVGIATWDCFGGLVDMPAMSRIAEHGVRFSQFHTSALCSPTRAALLTGRNPTTVGMAMVEEFTEGFPGNNGRIPDETALISEVLAERGWNTYCVGKWHLTPIEESNLAATRRHWPLSRGFERFYGFLGGETDQWYPELVYDNHPVEAPATPEEGYHLSKDLADKTIEFIRDSTMVAPDKPWFTYLCPGAGHAPHHVFKEWADKYAGRFDMGYEDYRDIVLANQKKLGIVPPDTELSGVNPYADVTGPNGEPWPLQDTVRPWDSLSDDEKRLFARMAEVFAGFLSYTDAQIGRVLDYLEESGQLDNTIIVVISDNGASGEGGPNGSVNEAKFFNGFIDTAEESLRFFDELGSPATYNHYPIGWAMAFNTPYKLYKRYASHEGGIADTAIVSWPNGIKAHGEVRDNYVNVADITPTIYELLGIEPPQTVRGIAQKPLDGVSFKAALEDPNANTGKDTQFYTMLGTRGIWHDGWFANTVHPAAPSGWSHFADDSWELYHIESDRSQCRDLAAEHPEKLEELKAMWFAEAHKYNGLPLSDLNVFEMVGRWRPGLAGDRSSYIYYPHTAPVAMGACVMIGGRSFSVLADVTVDGPDVEGVILKQGAGHGGYVLFVADGRLQFVYNFFGEEEQRVMAPDPVPLGHHILGVGYSRTGVEGTHTPVGDATLYVDGAAVATLPGVKAHPFTFGLAGGGVSVGRNLGQPVSTAYRAPFEFRGGSIHRVVVDVSGSAYIDAERQLAAAFARD; encoded by the coding sequence ATGGCAGCGGAATTCAACGGCAAGGTCGAACTCGACATTCGCGACTCCGAACCGGACTGGGGGCCGTATGCCGCGCCGAAGGCGCCAGAGAACGCACCCAACGTCCTGTACGTAGTGTGGGACGACGTCGGCATCGCCACCTGGGACTGCTTCGGCGGATTGGTCGACATGCCCGCGATGTCGCGGATCGCCGAGCATGGTGTCCGTTTCTCGCAGTTCCACACCTCCGCGCTCTGCTCGCCGACTCGGGCCGCGCTGCTGACCGGACGCAACCCCACCACCGTGGGCATGGCGATGGTCGAAGAGTTCACCGAGGGCTTCCCGGGTAACAACGGGCGCATCCCCGACGAGACCGCGCTGATCTCCGAAGTGCTGGCCGAGCGGGGCTGGAACACCTACTGCGTCGGCAAGTGGCACCTGACCCCCATCGAGGAGTCCAATCTGGCTGCGACACGGCGGCATTGGCCGCTGTCGCGCGGGTTCGAACGGTTCTACGGATTCCTGGGCGGCGAGACCGACCAGTGGTATCCCGAACTGGTCTACGACAACCATCCGGTGGAGGCGCCCGCGACACCGGAGGAGGGCTACCACCTGTCGAAAGATCTCGCGGACAAGACCATCGAGTTCATTCGCGACTCCACGATGGTTGCCCCGGACAAGCCGTGGTTCACCTATCTGTGCCCTGGTGCCGGTCACGCCCCGCACCACGTCTTCAAGGAATGGGCCGACAAATACGCCGGCCGGTTCGACATGGGCTACGAGGACTACCGCGACATCGTGCTGGCGAACCAGAAGAAGCTCGGCATCGTCCCGCCCGACACCGAACTGTCCGGGGTCAACCCGTACGCCGACGTCACCGGACCCAACGGCGAACCGTGGCCGCTGCAGGACACGGTGCGGCCGTGGGATTCGTTGTCCGACGACGAGAAGCGGCTGTTCGCCAGGATGGCAGAGGTGTTCGCGGGCTTCCTGTCCTACACCGACGCCCAGATCGGCCGGGTACTGGACTACCTCGAGGAGTCTGGGCAGCTGGACAACACCATCATCGTGGTGATCTCCGACAACGGCGCCAGCGGCGAAGGCGGCCCCAACGGATCGGTCAACGAAGCCAAATTCTTCAACGGCTTCATCGACACCGCCGAGGAGAGCCTGCGGTTCTTCGACGAATTGGGTTCTCCCGCAACCTACAATCACTACCCGATCGGGTGGGCGATGGCGTTTAACACGCCCTACAAGCTCTACAAGCGCTACGCCTCCCATGAAGGTGGCATTGCAGACACCGCAATAGTGTCCTGGCCCAACGGAATCAAGGCCCACGGTGAGGTGCGGGACAACTACGTCAACGTCGCCGACATCACCCCGACCATCTACGAGCTGTTGGGAATCGAACCGCCGCAGACCGTTCGAGGTATCGCCCAGAAGCCGCTTGACGGAGTGAGTTTCAAAGCCGCCCTTGAGGATCCGAACGCCAACACCGGCAAGGACACCCAGTTCTACACGATGCTGGGCACCCGGGGTATCTGGCACGACGGCTGGTTCGCCAACACCGTGCACCCCGCTGCACCGTCGGGGTGGTCGCACTTCGCCGATGACAGCTGGGAGCTCTACCACATCGAGTCCGACCGCAGTCAGTGCCGCGACCTGGCCGCCGAGCATCCGGAGAAGCTCGAGGAGCTCAAGGCGATGTGGTTCGCCGAGGCGCACAAGTACAACGGACTGCCCCTGTCCGACCTCAACGTCTTCGAGATGGTCGGGCGCTGGCGGCCCGGCCTCGCCGGCGACCGGTCGAGCTACATCTATTACCCGCACACCGCCCCGGTGGCGATGGGCGCCTGCGTGATGATCGGGGGTCGCTCCTTCTCGGTCCTGGCCGACGTGACCGTCGATGGCCCCGATGTGGAAGGCGTGATCCTCAAACAAGGCGCCGGCCACGGCGGCTACGTGCTGTTCGTCGCCGACGGGAGGTTGCAGTTCGTCTACAACTTCTTCGGCGAGGAGGAGCAGCGGGTGATGGCACCCGACCCGGTGCCGCTGGGCCACCACATCCTCGGTGTCGGCTATTCGCGCACCGGGGTGGAGGGCACCCACACGCCCGTCGGGGACGCCACCCTCTACGTCGACGGTGCCGCGGTGGCGACGCTGCCGGGTGTGAAGGCGCATCCCTTCACATTCGGGTTGGCCGGCGGTGGGGTCAGCGTGGGCCGCAATCTGGGCCAGCCGGTGTCGACGGCCTACCGGGCGCCGTTCGAGTTCCGCGGTGGCTCCATCCACCGTGTCGTCGTCGATGTCTCCGGAAGCGCCTACATCGACGCCGAGCGTCAACTCGCCGCGGCTTTCGCCCGGGACTGA
- a CDS encoding ABC transporter encodes MSALTDRRLKILAWAATFVLYAAVGYWLQVKNGFILGDALSRVSAAQSVLFSRSPHLAAIGFIFTPLTAMVQIPVIAASPIFPDLAARAFAGSIMSAAFMAGAVVQILSMGTDRGLPRWYALTIAALFGLNPMIIFYGSNGMSEAPFIFFISWAVRRLILWMVDDDVHHLVVAGGIAMGLAYLTRYDAVACVAAAGFVVGTTTYLRARRPPRKRRALLDLMLVSAPGFIAFIGWAAASWLITGEAFAQFTSQYGNSAILRQSGAEQAGPASGMLFAATCTLLLAPTLIPIGVWAGLIRWRRPNWTMLIPPLAIYGAALSFQAFTFAAGSTFPFLRFYIIAIPFAACLAMLAVPDGAFVTPKRRGRHAPAPSPVRSTRTRAGYAAVALALAVSVPAAAWGMSLPQYAPQEYALGAVINPAPDSTSPQKAVEHRIASTFSTERTIAAYLDDLDLPHSSVITDTVYGFAVVAASRHPRTFVVPSDPDFVRLLNNPSGNGIKYLLAVPPTGRGVSDALNQRYPTLYDTGADVATLELEIPNDGVGQPNWRLYRVNEPVPEA; translated from the coding sequence ATGAGTGCACTCACCGATCGACGCCTCAAGATCCTGGCATGGGCCGCGACGTTCGTGCTGTACGCGGCGGTGGGCTACTGGCTGCAGGTGAAGAACGGCTTCATCCTCGGTGACGCACTGTCGAGGGTATCGGCAGCCCAAAGCGTATTGTTCAGCCGCTCACCGCATTTGGCTGCCATCGGCTTCATCTTCACCCCGTTGACCGCGATGGTGCAGATCCCGGTGATCGCGGCGAGCCCGATCTTCCCGGACCTGGCGGCGCGGGCCTTCGCCGGATCGATCATGTCCGCGGCCTTCATGGCCGGGGCGGTGGTGCAGATCCTGTCGATGGGCACCGACCGCGGCCTGCCGCGCTGGTACGCGTTGACGATCGCAGCTTTGTTCGGCCTCAACCCGATGATCATCTTCTACGGTTCCAACGGCATGAGCGAGGCGCCGTTCATCTTCTTCATCTCCTGGGCGGTGCGCCGACTGATCCTGTGGATGGTCGACGACGACGTGCACCACCTGGTCGTCGCCGGTGGCATCGCGATGGGCCTTGCCTACCTGACCCGCTATGACGCCGTCGCGTGCGTGGCGGCCGCCGGCTTCGTCGTCGGCACCACCACCTACCTGCGGGCGCGACGTCCCCCGCGAAAGCGCCGCGCCCTACTGGACCTCATGCTGGTCAGCGCTCCGGGATTCATCGCGTTCATCGGCTGGGCGGCCGCGAGCTGGCTGATCACCGGTGAGGCATTCGCCCAATTCACCTCGCAGTACGGCAATTCGGCGATCCTTCGACAGTCCGGCGCCGAGCAGGCCGGCCCGGCCAGCGGCATGCTGTTCGCCGCCACCTGCACTCTGCTGCTGGCGCCCACCCTGATCCCGATCGGGGTGTGGGCCGGACTCATCCGCTGGCGACGGCCGAACTGGACCATGCTGATTCCGCCGCTCGCCATCTACGGTGCGGCGCTGTCCTTCCAGGCGTTCACTTTCGCGGCCGGCTCGACATTCCCGTTTCTGCGCTTCTACATCATCGCGATTCCGTTCGCGGCCTGCCTGGCAATGCTGGCCGTTCCCGACGGCGCCTTCGTGACACCGAAACGGCGCGGCCGCCACGCGCCGGCGCCCTCGCCCGTGCGCTCGACTCGCACTCGCGCCGGATACGCGGCGGTGGCACTGGCTCTCGCGGTCAGCGTGCCGGCGGCCGCCTGGGGGATGAGCCTGCCGCAGTACGCGCCCCAGGAGTACGCGCTGGGGGCGGTGATCAACCCAGCACCCGACAGCACCAGTCCGCAAAAGGCCGTCGAACATCGCATCGCCAGCACCTTCTCGACCGAACGGACGATCGCCGCCTACCTCGACGACCTCGACCTCCCGCACAGTTCGGTCATCACCGACACCGTCTACGGCTTCGCGGTCGTCGCCGCATCGCGGCACCCGCGAACGTTCGTCGTGCCGTCGGACCCGGACTTCGTCCGGCTGCTCAACAATCCGTCCGGCAACGGCATCAAGTACCTCCTTGCGGTGCCGCCGACGGGCCGCGGGGTGTCCGATGCCCTCAACCAGAGGTACCCGACGCTCTACGACACTGGCGCGGATGTGGCCACACTCGAGCTGGAGATCCCCAATGACGGCGTCGGCCAACCGAACTGGCGACTCTACCGGGTCAACGAACCGGTCCCCGAAGCCTGA
- a CDS encoding formylglycine-generating enzyme family protein, translating into MRTELVELPGGSFRMGSVSFYPEEAPIHTATVAPFAIERHPVTNAAFAEFVADTGYLTVAERPLDPALYPGVAEADLLPGALVFRPTAGPVNLQDWRQWWDWAPGAHWRQPFGAGSDIAGKESHPVVQVAYPDAAAYAAWAGRRLPTEAEWEYAARAGSDTTYAWGEQPTVDGALMANTWQGRFPYRNDGALGWTGTSPVGSFPANGFGLLDMIGNVWEWTTTRYSPHHQGAAQQNACCPPPADPDPSVSQALKGGSHLCAPEYCHRYRPAARSPQSQDTSTTHIGFRCVVSAA; encoded by the coding sequence GTGCGCACCGAGCTTGTCGAATTGCCCGGCGGATCGTTTCGCATGGGCTCGGTCAGCTTCTACCCCGAAGAGGCGCCGATCCATACCGCGACCGTCGCGCCGTTCGCGATCGAACGGCACCCGGTGACCAACGCCGCCTTCGCCGAGTTCGTCGCCGACACCGGCTACCTCACCGTCGCCGAGCGGCCACTGGACCCGGCGCTGTACCCCGGGGTGGCCGAAGCCGACCTGCTGCCCGGTGCGCTGGTGTTCCGGCCCACGGCCGGCCCGGTGAACCTGCAGGACTGGCGGCAGTGGTGGGACTGGGCGCCCGGCGCCCACTGGCGTCAGCCGTTCGGGGCCGGCAGCGACATCGCAGGCAAGGAGAGCCACCCGGTGGTCCAGGTGGCCTATCCCGACGCGGCGGCGTACGCGGCGTGGGCCGGCCGACGGCTGCCGACCGAAGCCGAGTGGGAGTACGCGGCGCGTGCCGGCAGCGACACCACCTATGCCTGGGGGGAGCAGCCGACCGTCGACGGCGCCCTGATGGCCAACACCTGGCAGGGCCGGTTCCCGTACCGCAACGACGGGGCGCTGGGCTGGACGGGGACCTCCCCGGTGGGCAGCTTCCCGGCCAACGGGTTCGGCCTGCTCGACATGATCGGCAACGTCTGGGAGTGGACCACCACCAGGTATTCCCCACATCACCAAGGGGCGGCGCAGCAGAACGCCTGTTGCCCGCCGCCGGCGGACCCGGATCCGAGCGTCAGCCAGGCCCTCAAGGGCGGCTCACATCTGTGCGCGCCGGAGTACTGCCACCGCTACCGGCCGGCCGCGCGCTCGCCGCAGTCGCAGGACACTTCCACCACGCACATCGGTTTCCGCTGCGTGGTCAGCGCCGCCTGA